One Candidatus Methanomethylophilaceae archaeon DNA segment encodes these proteins:
- a CDS encoding DUF106 domain-containing protein has product MSSWTMIGMFATLIIMFAVTSFREDIGRALDVVFRYIAIPDSPVLTLFLAGIIMITVSTVIRSLMTDFIGMARNQQMQSDFNEEFRQARMENNLFKMKKLQEQQPQIMAMSMQASTAQMKTMPITMLFVIPVYAWVYYFLKTTPDAAYFPGWDGVWVNLPWGIQDVTDLLMGFFPIWIVLYTLISLPIGQVENRLIRLVLLRRRLRKLDLTAKRAEIE; this is encoded by the coding sequence ATGTCCTCGTGGACGATGATCGGCATGTTCGCCACGCTGATCATAATGTTCGCTGTCACGAGCTTCAGGGAAGACATCGGGAGAGCCCTGGACGTGGTGTTCAGATACATCGCGATCCCGGACAGCCCCGTGCTGACCCTGTTCCTGGCAGGAATAATCATGATCACGGTCAGCACGGTGATCAGAAGCCTGATGACCGATTTCATCGGAATGGCGAGGAACCAGCAGATGCAGAGCGACTTCAACGAGGAGTTCCGCCAGGCAAGGATGGAGAACAATCTCTTCAAGATGAAGAAGCTTCAGGAGCAGCAGCCCCAGATCATGGCGATGTCCATGCAGGCAAGCACGGCGCAGATGAAGACCATGCCCATAACCATGCTCTTCGTCATCCCCGTGTACGCCTGGGTCTACTACTTCCTGAAGACCACCCCTGACGCGGCCTATTTCCCCGGCTGGGACGGGGTCTGGGTCAATCTGCCCTGGGGAATCCAGGATGTTACGGATCTCCTGATGGGATTCTTCCCGATCTGGATCGTCCTTTACACCCTGATCAGCCTCCCCATAGGGCAGGTCGAGAACAGGCTCATAAGGCTCGTCCTCCTCAGAAGGCGTCTCAGAAAGCTCGACCTCACGGCTAAGAGGGCTGAGATCGAATGA
- a CDS encoding 30S ribosomal protein S5: MADWVPKTRLGQMVLNGEITTMSDALATKLPLREPEIVDILLPDLKDQVIDLNMVQRMTDSGRRVRFAATCIVGNGDGFIGIGRAKGKEVGPSIKKAIDNAKLNMIEIKRGCGSWQCGCGQAHSLPFEVIGSTGSVTVTLKPAPRGVSLAVGDVAKSLLTLAGVRDSWGFARGNTKTKVNYAQATFEALKMTARMRVTEEQEKRLNIVSGPTGITYAETDVDAEEE, from the coding sequence ATGGCAGACTGGGTACCTAAGACCAGGCTCGGACAGATGGTCCTCAACGGTGAGATAACCACCATGAGCGACGCTCTGGCCACCAAACTGCCCCTCCGCGAGCCCGAGATAGTGGACATCCTCCTCCCCGACCTGAAAGACCAGGTCATCGACCTCAACATGGTCCAGAGGATGACCGACTCCGGAAGGAGGGTCAGGTTCGCAGCCACCTGCATCGTCGGAAACGGCGATGGGTTCATAGGCATCGGAAGGGCGAAAGGAAAGGAAGTCGGACCTTCCATCAAGAAGGCTATCGACAACGCGAAACTCAACATGATCGAGATCAAGAGAGGATGCGGATCCTGGCAGTGCGGCTGCGGGCAGGCTCACTCCCTGCCTTTCGAAGTCATCGGATCCACCGGTTCCGTCACTGTGACGCTCAAGCCCGCTCCCCGCGGTGTGTCCCTTGCAGTGGGAGACGTCGCCAAGAGCCTTCTGACCCTTGCCGGCGTCCGCGATTCATGGGGATTCGCCAGAGGGAACACCAAGACCAAGGTCAACTACGCGCAGGCCACTTTCGAGGCTCTGAAGATGACCGCTCGCATGAGAGTCACCGAAGAGCAGGAGAAGAGGCTCAACATCGTGTCCGGGCCCACCGGAATCACGTATGCGGAGACCGACGTCGACGCCGAGGAGGAGTGA
- a CDS encoding 50S ribosomal protein L18 has translation MATGPRYKVAFRRRRENRTDYYQRRRLLAAKECRAIVRRSNKNITIQFAEFGMEGDSIIAAASTRELKAYGWEYSCSSIPAAYLVGYLAGKKAAKADIEYAVLDIGMQKVQHGGVLFATVAGMTDAGLEVPHGEDVLPEEDRLLGKHIDEGIEAAIESVKQKMEAD, from the coding sequence ATGGCAACCGGACCAAGATACAAAGTCGCGTTCCGCAGAAGAAGAGAGAACCGCACCGACTATTACCAGCGCCGCAGGCTCCTCGCAGCCAAAGAGTGCAGGGCGATCGTCAGGAGGTCCAACAAGAACATCACCATCCAGTTCGCCGAGTTCGGCATGGAGGGTGACAGCATAATCGCGGCGGCGTCCACCAGAGAGCTCAAGGCGTACGGATGGGAGTATTCCTGCTCCTCGATCCCTGCGGCCTACCTCGTGGGATACCTCGCCGGAAAGAAAGCCGCCAAGGCGGATATCGAGTATGCGGTCCTCGACATCGGGATGCAGAAAGTCCAGCACGGAGGCGTCCTGTTCGCCACCGTCGCCGGCATGACCGATGCCGGGCTGGAAGTCCCCCACGGAGAGGACGTCCTTCCCGAAGAGGACAGGCTCCTTGGAAAGCACATTGACGAAGGCATCGAAGCCGCGATCGAGAGCGTGAAACAGAAGATGGAGGCTGATTGA
- a CDS encoding tryptophan--tRNA ligase, whose product MAEEFKVTPWEVTGDIDYDRLQQQFGTTPIDDALKERLSRYGGLHPMVKRGIFYSHRDMVPLLDHYDKGNRFVLYTGRGPSGNTHLGHLMPWIFNKWVQDTFGVEMLFQMTDDEKFLFKDKLDLDDTSSMAYQNALDFVALGFDPKKTRIILNTKNIDVLYPIALRISKRVTFSTAKAVFGFDDSTHIGQIFYTTLQSAPAFLPSEEAGKQVPVLIPCGIDQDPHFRVTRDVAPGMGYPKPSLIYCKMFPALSGADKMSSSDENATIYTTDSPKAVKKKVGRAFTGGCVSVEEQKANGGNPEVCAVFKYNYYLFEGDDGKINELAEKCRGGAILCGECKMLLTEKINVFLEIHQDKREKAKDLVGDMTYNGFKW is encoded by the coding sequence ATGGCAGAGGAATTCAAGGTCACGCCTTGGGAAGTCACGGGAGACATAGACTATGACAGGCTCCAGCAGCAGTTCGGAACCACGCCCATCGATGATGCTCTGAAGGAGAGGCTGTCAAGATACGGTGGCCTCCATCCGATGGTCAAGCGCGGGATCTTCTATTCCCACAGGGACATGGTGCCTCTCCTGGACCATTACGACAAGGGCAATCGGTTCGTGCTCTACACAGGGAGAGGGCCGTCCGGCAACACCCATCTGGGCCATCTGATGCCATGGATCTTCAATAAATGGGTGCAGGACACGTTCGGAGTCGAAATGCTGTTCCAGATGACCGACGACGAGAAGTTCCTGTTCAAAGACAAGCTGGATCTGGATGATACTTCTTCGATGGCCTATCAGAACGCTTTGGATTTCGTCGCGCTCGGATTCGACCCGAAGAAGACGAGGATAATCCTGAACACCAAGAACATCGACGTCCTGTACCCGATCGCGCTGAGGATCTCCAAGAGAGTCACTTTCAGCACGGCCAAGGCGGTGTTCGGATTCGACGATTCCACCCACATCGGTCAGATTTTCTACACGACTCTCCAATCGGCGCCTGCATTCCTTCCGTCCGAGGAGGCCGGCAAGCAGGTTCCAGTTCTGATCCCATGCGGCATCGACCAGGACCCGCATTTCAGGGTCACCCGTGACGTGGCTCCCGGGATGGGATATCCGAAACCCTCGCTCATCTACTGCAAGATGTTCCCCGCTCTGTCCGGCGCTGATAAGATGTCGTCTTCCGACGAGAACGCCACGATCTATACCACCGATTCGCCCAAAGCCGTCAAGAAGAAGGTCGGCAGGGCGTTCACCGGAGGATGCGTCTCTGTGGAGGAGCAGAAGGCCAACGGAGGCAACCCCGAGGTCTGCGCCGTATTCAAGTACAATTACTATCTTTTCGAAGGGGACGACGGCAAGATAAACGAGCTCGCCGAGAAGTGCCGCGGCGGCGCCATCCTCTGCGGCGAATGCAAGATGCTTCTGACGGAGAAGATCAACGTGTTCCTCGAGATCCATCAGGACAAGAGGGAGAAGGCGAAGGACCTGGTCGGCGACATGACATACAACGGTTTCAAATGGTGA
- a CDS encoding RNA-guided pseudouridylation complex pseudouridine synthase subunit Cbf5, whose amino-acid sequence MFPMLLKDPDAIPDKWGKRPSDRSVGELLRGGVIILDKPPGPTSHQATAWARDALKADKIGHGGTLDPYVSGVLPLTVGKAVRLTDVVLSSDKEYICLMRLHADRPEKRIREVVSRFQGKIYQLPPVRSAIKRQLRIRTIRELEILDLRGRDVLLRISCDAGTYARTLCADIGDVLGCGANMVELRRTRSGKMTEERAASLQDLRDAYVFWQQYGYGEWLRSLILPMEALVEPLPKVVVKATAVDAICHGADLNVCGVHMLDEGIRKNALVAMMTARGELIALGKMAMSSEKVMAASSGKAVDTERVFMEPGHYPRMWKYSTDLEGLPGEPEFPE is encoded by the coding sequence GTGTTTCCGATGCTGCTGAAGGATCCGGATGCGATCCCAGATAAGTGGGGCAAGAGGCCTTCCGACCGCTCGGTCGGCGAGCTTCTCCGCGGCGGAGTCATAATTTTAGACAAACCTCCGGGTCCCACTTCGCATCAGGCCACCGCCTGGGCGCGGGATGCTCTGAAAGCAGATAAGATAGGCCACGGGGGCACTCTGGATCCGTATGTGAGCGGAGTGCTGCCTCTGACCGTGGGGAAAGCCGTCCGCCTGACCGATGTCGTGCTTTCCTCAGACAAGGAATACATCTGTCTCATGCGCCTGCACGCCGACCGCCCGGAAAAGCGGATAAGGGAAGTGGTTTCCCGCTTCCAAGGGAAGATCTATCAGCTCCCGCCGGTGAGGTCCGCCATCAAGAGGCAGCTGAGGATCAGGACCATCCGGGAGCTGGAGATACTCGACCTCAGGGGGCGCGACGTTCTGCTGAGGATCTCCTGCGACGCCGGGACATACGCGCGTACCCTCTGCGCCGACATCGGCGACGTCCTCGGATGCGGGGCGAACATGGTCGAGCTCAGGCGCACGCGCTCCGGGAAGATGACCGAAGAGAGGGCAGCTTCCCTTCAGGATCTGAGGGACGCTTACGTTTTCTGGCAGCAATACGGCTACGGGGAATGGCTCAGGAGCCTCATACTGCCGATGGAGGCTCTGGTGGAGCCTCTGCCCAAGGTCGTGGTCAAGGCAACCGCCGTCGATGCCATATGCCACGGGGCCGACCTCAACGTCTGCGGGGTGCATATGCTCGACGAGGGCATAAGGAAGAACGCCTTGGTCGCCATGATGACCGCCCGCGGGGAGCTCATAGCCCTCGGGAAGATGGCGATGTCATCCGAGAAAGTGATGGCGGCGTCCAGCGGGAAAGCCGTGGACACGGAAAGGGTGTTCATGGAACCGGGCCATTATCCCAGGATGTGGAAGTATTCCACCGATCTGGAAGGCCTGCCCGGAGAGCCGGAATTCCCCGAGTGA
- a CDS encoding uL15 family ribosomal protein gives MPSRTKKFRGYRTHGRGKKSGRGAGIIGGHGQAGLSKTGKIGMLKYDRDHFGRHGFKRPQCMVEANRTINVGELCEQVDKLVSMGFATKEGDAYSVNLTEAGIDKLLGSGSICVKVNVTVAEASEKARSKIVEAGGSVVE, from the coding sequence ATGCCTAGCAGAACCAAGAAATTCAGGGGATACAGGACCCACGGCCGCGGAAAGAAATCCGGGCGCGGGGCCGGTATCATCGGAGGGCACGGCCAGGCCGGGCTCAGCAAAACCGGCAAGATCGGTATGCTGAAATACGACAGGGACCACTTCGGCCGCCACGGCTTCAAGAGGCCCCAGTGCATGGTCGAGGCAAACCGCACGATCAACGTCGGAGAGCTATGCGAGCAGGTTGACAAGCTTGTTTCCATGGGATTCGCTACCAAAGAGGGGGACGCCTACAGCGTCAACCTCACGGAAGCGGGCATCGACAAGCTCCTTGGCTCCGGATCCATCTGCGTCAAGGTCAACGTGACCGTCGCAGAGGCTTCGGAGAAAGCCCGCTCCAAGATCGTTGAGGCGGGCGGCTCCGTCGTCGAGTGA
- a CDS encoding 50S ribosomal protein L30 codes for MAYAVIRVRGQPDVNYNIEFTMGLLGLTRVNHCVIVPEDASTKGMLQVAKDYITWGEVTKETVAKMIDSRGKIVGDFGITDDYLKENSEYASISEFAEALAENKCKMRDVEGVKPVFRLHPPVKGYEGNKRSYKNGGALGYRGTAINDLIDRML; via the coding sequence ATGGCATACGCAGTCATTCGCGTCCGCGGACAGCCCGATGTGAACTACAACATAGAGTTCACCATGGGCCTCCTCGGTCTCACCAGGGTCAACCACTGCGTCATCGTCCCTGAAGACGCATCGACCAAGGGCATGCTTCAAGTCGCCAAGGACTACATCACCTGGGGCGAGGTCACCAAAGAGACCGTCGCCAAGATGATCGACTCCCGCGGGAAGATCGTCGGGGACTTCGGTATCACCGACGACTACCTCAAAGAGAACTCCGAATACGCGAGCATCTCGGAGTTCGCCGAGGCGTTGGCAGAGAACAAATGCAAGATGAGGGATGTCGAGGGCGTCAAGCCCGTATTCCGCCTCCACCCTCCCGTAAAGGGATACGAGGGCAACAAGCGCTCCTACAAGAACGGAGGGGCCCTTGGATATAGGGGAACGGCGATCAACGACCTCATCGACAGGATGCTGTGA
- the secY gene encoding preprotein translocase subunit SecY → MEETKSLLFKVKPIADRLPSVKRPEGHVHFRTKMMWVIVILVLYFIMTNVYLYGLDQSESLDLFAQYRTIMAGASGSLLQLGIGPIVTASIIMQLFVGAKIIKLDLSKREDKACYQSVMKLLVIVMIIFEAIPQVFGYLVPSAGLTDSIGTWGARLLLIFQLFVGSYILFMMDEVVSKWGIGSGISLFIAAGVAQALFTGTLNWNPVDMNAAMSVSNPPAGTIPRALYYVFTLSPEEMASGGYESIFLGSPNPLIALIGTIIIFVVVSYLESTRVELPLSNGAARGARGRYPIKLMYASNIPVILMSALLAIVSMMALLFYSNDALSQIPFIGHNSSLGYFQEGSTYAAGGAAWYLSAPQGITDWLMPILDPSGYGNGHGAVQNLAHVIIYFTVMVMGSILFAKFWVETTNLGPESVANQIQKNGMQIPGFRRDPRILKRVLERYIPTITVMSGALVGALAAFADMIGTTGNASGTGVLLTVGILIHLYEAIGREQMMEMNPVMRGFFGGE, encoded by the coding sequence ATGGAAGAGACAAAAAGCCTGTTGTTCAAGGTTAAGCCGATTGCCGACAGGCTCCCCTCTGTCAAGAGGCCTGAAGGGCACGTGCACTTCAGGACCAAAATGATGTGGGTAATCGTCATATTGGTTCTATATTTCATAATGACCAATGTGTATCTCTACGGCTTGGACCAGTCCGAATCCTTGGACTTGTTCGCACAGTACAGAACCATCATGGCAGGAGCTTCCGGATCGCTACTGCAACTCGGTATCGGGCCGATAGTCACAGCTTCAATCATTATGCAGCTGTTCGTCGGCGCTAAAATCATCAAGCTCGACCTTTCAAAGCGCGAAGACAAGGCATGCTACCAGTCGGTCATGAAACTGCTGGTCATCGTCATGATCATCTTCGAGGCCATTCCCCAGGTATTCGGGTACCTCGTGCCCTCCGCTGGTCTCACCGACTCCATCGGAACCTGGGGAGCCAGGCTCCTGCTGATCTTCCAGCTGTTCGTGGGTTCCTACATCCTCTTCATGATGGATGAGGTGGTATCGAAATGGGGTATAGGCAGCGGTATATCGCTGTTCATCGCCGCCGGAGTGGCTCAGGCTCTGTTCACAGGGACGCTGAACTGGAACCCGGTGGATATGAACGCGGCGATGTCCGTGTCCAACCCGCCGGCCGGTACCATTCCCAGGGCGCTGTACTACGTCTTCACGCTGTCGCCTGAAGAGATGGCATCCGGAGGATACGAATCTATATTCCTCGGATCGCCGAACCCTCTGATCGCGCTGATTGGGACCATAATCATCTTCGTGGTCGTGTCATACCTCGAGTCCACCCGCGTCGAGCTGCCGCTGTCCAACGGCGCTGCGAGGGGAGCCCGCGGCCGCTACCCGATCAAGCTGATGTACGCGAGCAACATCCCTGTCATCCTGATGTCCGCGCTGCTGGCCATCGTGAGCATGATGGCTCTGCTGTTCTACAGCAACGATGCCCTCAGCCAGATCCCGTTCATCGGACACAACTCCTCGCTGGGTTACTTCCAGGAAGGTTCGACCTACGCAGCCGGAGGAGCCGCATGGTATCTCTCCGCGCCGCAGGGAATCACCGATTGGCTGATGCCCATCCTGGATCCGTCGGGATACGGAAACGGCCATGGCGCCGTGCAGAACCTTGCGCACGTGATCATCTACTTCACCGTCATGGTGATGGGATCGATCCTGTTCGCCAAGTTCTGGGTCGAGACCACCAACCTCGGTCCCGAGTCCGTCGCCAACCAGATCCAGAAGAATGGTATGCAGATCCCCGGATTCCGCCGCGACCCCCGCATATTGAAGCGCGTGCTGGAGAGGTATATCCCCACCATCACCGTCATGTCGGGAGCTCTCGTCGGAGCCCTCGCGGCTTTCGCCGATATGATCGGAACCACCGGAAACGCGAGCGGAACCGGAGTTCTGCTGACCGTCGGTATCCTGATCCATCTGTACGAGGCTATCGGCCGCGAGCAGATGATGGAAATGAATCCTGTGATGAGAGGATTCTTCGGCGGAGAGTGA
- a CDS encoding AAA family ATPase produces the protein MRITISGPPGSGKTTACRLLSEALGLEMTVFGKIFRELAAEKGLTLGELGAIAEKDPSIDHMIDERILEIARANPDMILESRLSAYMLSRHGIPAFKIYLDAAPEVRFARIGVRDGETLDEAIANTVERAASEAKRYMMYYGIDVTDLSVYDLIVDTGDKTPEEVVQTILDFMGVSDAAEGSGCDPR, from the coding sequence ATGAGAATAACCATAAGCGGTCCGCCCGGATCGGGAAAGACGACCGCATGCCGCCTGCTCTCGGAAGCGCTCGGCCTGGAGATGACAGTCTTCGGGAAGATCTTCCGCGAGCTCGCGGCCGAAAAAGGCTTAACTTTGGGGGAGCTCGGCGCGATCGCCGAGAAGGACCCCTCCATCGACCATATGATCGACGAGAGGATCCTGGAGATCGCGCGGGCCAACCCCGACATGATTTTGGAGTCCAGACTTTCCGCGTATATGCTCAGCAGACATGGCATACCCGCATTCAAAATCTATCTGGACGCGGCTCCGGAGGTCCGCTTCGCCAGGATAGGAGTCCGCGACGGCGAGACTTTGGACGAGGCCATCGCGAACACGGTGGAGCGCGCGGCTTCCGAGGCCAAGAGATACATGATGTACTACGGCATCGACGTCACGGATCTGAGCGTCTACGATCTGATCGTCGACACCGGGGATAAGACTCCGGAAGAGGTCGTCCAGACCATCCTGGATTTCATGGGTGTTTCCGATGCTGCTGAAGGATCCGGATGCGATCCCAGATAA